One window from the genome of Leucoraja erinacea ecotype New England chromosome 16, Leri_hhj_1, whole genome shotgun sequence encodes:
- the pdhb gene encoding pyruvate dehydrogenase E1 component subunit beta, mitochondrial produces MAALRLWLRGGKSALSLRTRRQLHRTAAAAAQLTIRDALTQAMDEEIERDETVFLLGEEVAQYDGAYKVSRGLWKKWGDKRIVDTPITEMGFAGIAVGAAMAGLRPICEFMTFNFSMQAIDQVINSAAKTHYMSAGAVPVPVVFRGPNGSSAGVGAQHSQCFAAWYSHCPGLKVLSPWNAEDAKGLLKSAIRDDNPVVFLENELMYGVPFEVSQEVQSKDFLVPIGKAKVEKTGTNITLVAHSKSVGNCMDAAAALAKEGIDCEVINMRTIRPMDMETIEASVMKTNRLVTVEGGWPQFGVGAEICARIMEGPAFNYLDAPVVRVTGADLPMPYAKILEDNSIPQVKDIIFTVKKILHV; encoded by the exons CTGACCATTCGAGATGCCCTGACCCAGGCGATGGATGAGGAGATTGAGCGAGATGAAACGGTGTTCCTGCTGGGAGAAGAGGTAGCACAGTACGATGGTGCTTACAAG GTGAGCCGCGGACTGTGGAAGAAATGGGGAGATAAGAGAATCGTCGACACTCCGATCACAGAG ATGGGCTTTGCAGGGATTGCAGTTGGTGCTGCTATG GCTGGCTTGAGGCCCATCTGTGAATTCATGACCTTCAACTTCTCCATGCAAGCGATCGACCAGGTTATCAACTCTGCTGCCAAGACCCACTACATGTCTGCGGGTGCTGTCCCTGTCCCCGTCGTCTTCAGAGGCCCCAACGGTTCCTCAGCCGGAGTGGGGGCTCAGCACTCGCAGTGCTTTGCAGCCTGGTACAGCCACTGCCCCGGGCTGAAGGTGCTCAGTCCTTGGAATGCTGAAGATGCCAAAGGCTTGTTGAAATCTGCCATTCGAGATGATAATCCCG TTGTGTTCCTGGAAAATGAATTGATGTACGGTGTGCCCTTTGAAGTTTCTCAGGAGGTTCAGTCCAAAGACTTCCTCGTCCCAATAGGGAAAGCCAAAGTGGAGAAAACAG GAACCAATATCACCTTGGTTGCACACTCCAAAAGTGTGGGCAACTGCATGGATGCAGCTGCAGCTCTGGCAAAGGAAGGCATCGATTGTGAG GTGATAAACATGCGCACCATCAGACCCATGGACATGGAGACTATCGAAGCCAGCGTGATGAAGACCAATCGCTTGGTAACGGTTGAGGGTGGCTGGCCACAGTTCGGAGTGGGTGCTGAAATCTGTGCCAGAATCATGGAAG GCCCAGCGTTCAATTACCTGGATGCTCCAGTGGTGAGGGTGACGGGTGCAGACCTTCCTATGCCCTACGCAAAGATCTTGGAAGATAACAGCATACCTCAGGTTAAAGATATCATTTTTACAGTCAAGAAAATACTCCATGTGTAG